From the genome of Nicotiana sylvestris chromosome 2, ASM39365v2, whole genome shotgun sequence, one region includes:
- the LOC138885024 gene encoding uncharacterized protein has product MARTCTPPSAEHGAGRGTTWGDGQVRVHQTRRQTSPQPEVGNMCQPQAVMPDQVQGQGVQDTPPPVPTIVPILPYLQTQWQGSDNSANLQCFLDRTLKALRAFKCSSERAVELVAYKLEDMVNTWYKIVLLGRLAGVAPLTWDEFTKLFKNQFLPDSLMQKYARDFERLVQTPDMDVSTYNTKFCKLAIYAPYLVPTEEARVQRFVDGLVGRLYTVVAPQMKTLSYSDEVDLARKIENKGREERAASDLRTTGTGNRGRGAGDRATVNQGQGNACRVATPVGESLLSEYVYRACQIRVEGRDTLADLIVLDMIDFDMLMGMDWLSSCYAIVDCHAKIVKFEIPNEPSFILKGSQVPETCKIVSFMKAQRLPKKGCLGLLAIVNDIRKETVSIENVPVVREFSDVFPEDLPGLPPVREIDFGIDFLPDTQPYRYPHIEWNQQS; this is encoded by the exons atggctagGACATGCACACCCCCATCTGCTGAACATGGTGCTGGACGTGGTACTACTTGGGGTGACGGTCAAGTTCGGGttcatcaaactagaagacaaactTCTCCTCAACCCGAAGTTGGAAACATGTGTCAACCTCAAGCTGTTATGCCAGATCAAGTGCAAGGGCAGGGAGTTCAGGACACTCCACCACCAGTGCCAACTATTGTACCTATTTTGCCTTACCTGCAAACGCAGTGGCAAG GTTCCGATAATTCAGCAAATCTTCAATGTTTCTTAGATAGGACACTCAAGGCATTACGTGCTTTTAAATGTTCTAGTGAGAGAGCCGTGGAGCTCGTAGCATACAAACTAGAGGATATGGTCAACACATGGTATAAAATTGTATTGCTAGGAAGGCTAGCAGGAGTAGCACCACTAACATGGGACGAGTTTACTAAGTTGTTCAAGAATCAATTTCTTCCAGACAGCCTGATGCAAAAATATGCTAGAGACTTTGAGAGATTGGTTCAGACTCCAGATATGGATGTGTCAACATACAATACTAAGTTTTGTAAGTTGGCGATATATGCTCCCTACTTAGTGCCTACCGAAGAAGCTCGAGttcagaggtttgttgatggattgGTTGGTCGTCTATACACTGTAGTAGCCCCACAGATGAAGACTTTATCCTACTCTGATGAAGTCGACCTTGCTAGAAAGATTGAAAACAAGGGACGTGAGGAGCGTGCAGCTAGTGATTTAC GTACTACAGGTACAGGAAATAGAGGTCGGGGTGCTGGAGACCGTGCTACTGTGAATCAAGGACAAGGGAATGCTTGTAGAG TTGCTACTCCTGTTGGAGAGTCTCTATTATCTGAATACGTGTATCGTGCTTGTCAGATTCGGGTTGAGGGTAGAGATACTCTAGCTGACCTTATTgtacttgatatgattgactttgacatgctgatgggaatggattggttatcttcttgCTATGCTATAGTCGATTGTCATGCAAAGATAGTAAAGTTTGAGATACCAAATGAACCCAGTTTTATTCTAAAAGGAAGTCAGGTTCCAGAGACTTGCAAAATTGTATCTTTTATGAAGGCTCAACGACTTCCAAAGAAAGGTTGCTTGGGTCTCTTAGCTATTGTAAATGACATAAGAAAGGAAACAGTTAGTATAGAAAATGTACCAGTAGTGAGagaattttctgatgtatttcctgaggaTTTACCAGGATTGCCTCCAGTACGAGAAatagactttggtattgattttctACCTGACACACAGCCATATCGATACCCCCATATCGAATGGAACCAGCAGAGTTGA